The Mycobacteriales bacterium genome segment GACGCCGGGCAGGTGCAGCCCCGTCGTCTCGTCGCCGTCGTCCATGCCGTTCTTGGGGTCGTAGATCGGGTAGATCCCGACCATGCCCTTGTAGACGTTCGAGCCGGTGTGGTCCATCCGGTGGTCGTGGAACCAGAAGAAGCTCTGCTTCTCCCGGTCGTCGTTGCCGGCCGGCCAGTTCAGGTACAGGTTGTCGACGAAGTCGCCGACCCGGTAGCCCTCGTGCTGGGGGCCGAACAGCATCGAGTAGTGCGGGTTGCCGTCGGACTCCGGCGCGGTGTGGCCGTTGTGCAGGTGGGTCAGGAACGAGAAGTCCGGCGAGCCGAAGTCCTGCCGGTCCAGGTTCAGCGGGTTCTCGTCCAGGTGGTTCTCGAACCGGACGATGACCGGCTTGCCGTACTCCGCGTTGATCCGCGGACCCGGGAACGTGCCGTTGAACCCGTAGATCGTCGACGGCGGCAGCGTCCGGACCGTGCCGGCCGGGTAGTGGTTGCCGGTCGCGTCGTAGGAGACGACCCCGTCGCCGTGGTCGTCGATCGGCAGCACCTGCGAGGTGGTGAACGAGTGCGTCCGCACCAGCACGTCGAACTTGTAGACGATCGGGTCCGGGAACCCGATCGCCGACGGCCAGATCTGGTGCGTCTCGTTCCGCAGCGAGTTCTGCTGGCCCACGCCCGGCCCCGGCGGCAGCGGTAGCGCCGCCACCTCCGTGGGCGTCAGCGGGGTCGCCGCCGGCGGGATCAGCAGCGGGTCGGTGAACGGGTTCAGGATCAGCGGGGTGATCGGAAAGTCTTCGATGTAGAGCGAATCGGCCAATGCGATCGACGTGGCCCCGAAGATGCCGTCGCCCGACATCAGGCCACGCATCTTGAGATTCGGTTCCATCAGCACTTTACCGGCGCCCACACCGACCGCGGCGGCGCCCACAGCGCCGGCGCGCAGGACGTTGCGCCGCGAAATTCCGGGGCGTTCGTCCGTGGTGGCTTCGGACATCAGACCAACCTCCAGTTGGTTTGATAGTCGAGCCGCGCACGGCGCCGTGACGCGCGCGTGCTCTATCGCCGCAACGCCGCGACCACGGGCTCTCCCTGCCCTTTGGTGTGGAAGCGACGTACGACTCGGGGCGAATGGCGACGCACTCATCTCCGCAGGGAATCGGGCGTCCAGCGGAACACGGCGAGGCATCTGGCACTGCTCTGCCGCCACTGGCTGGGACGGGCCGGGCGAGCCACCACTGGCTGCGGTGACCGGGTCACCGGCGCTGGCTGCGCCGATGCAACGTGCCGGCACGGGCGCATCCGGGACGGTCGGGCGCGACGGCGCCGAACCCAAGTACCTGCCAGAACTGTCGGAACACCGTCAGCTGGTCGTACGGACCGATGGGATGCACTCGTGAGGCAGGGACAAGTCTTGTCGGACGCGTTTGGACGCGCCTATCCCCAATTCGGTATTCCGAACCCCCAAAAATTGGGGTCATCCCCGAGGGGGGCCGCCACTCGGCCCTGATCCCGATCGGCCTGTCGGCGTATCCATCAGAGTTTTCCGCGACGGGCGGGCGATACTTGAGACATCACAGACTGCGCGTACACCGATTGCCGGTGCTACTGCTGGCCCGATTTAGCGGCGGCCGGTGGGACAAGCGTATCTCTCTGTCCGCCATCGGTGACTTCCTGTCCGGACAGGAAATCCGCCACCCGGTGCGGGCGGGTGCTCCGGACGGCCCAGCGGAGCCGGTGCCGGGCCGGCCGGCGCCTCCACCGAGGTAGGTTGGAGGCG includes the following:
- a CDS encoding multicopper oxidase domain-containing protein, with product MEPNLKMRGLMSGDGIFGATSIALADSLYIEDFPITPLILNPFTDPLLIPPAATPLTPTEVAALPLPPGPGVGQQNSLRNETHQIWPSAIGFPDPIVYKFDVLVRTHSFTTSQVLPIDDHGDGVVSYDATGNHYPAGTVRTLPPSTIYGFNGTFPGPRINAEYGKPVIVRFENHLDENPLNLDRQDFGSPDFSFLTHLHNGHTAPESDGNPHYSMLFGPQHEGYRVGDFVDNLYLNWPAGNDDREKQSFFWFHDHRMDHTGSNVYKGMVGIYPIYDPKNGMDDGDETTGLHLPGV